A single region of the Sciurus carolinensis chromosome 14, mSciCar1.2, whole genome shotgun sequence genome encodes:
- the LOC124964072 gene encoding basic proline-rich protein-like — MPAALRKLRAACKIRGFKEPAAWGPEASGEPQRPVAPGSHQRFETQRSGTPTPPARSPLPRRLTRAPLRLQGIGPGPAGVPPGLCPAGDPGAPRPPETSPAGARHLSRPAPAGPTLTSSRGPTARLRAPGLGSCRRLRRGPAAAAAHFRFPARPEPLPRLGNHLKPPPHPARPRPAPRRPAPRAARPGSAHARAPRSRRPTPASARGKGNRHRLAVSARAHAWAGGGRRLRGGRRRASSGTAQISTCPLRCQLFSPSITFSRTMANLLPWPPHPTSQPRYLSFAPI; from the exons ATGCCGGCAGCTTTAAGAAAACTTAGAGCCGCTTGTAAAATACGTGGGTTCAAAGAGCCAGCAGCCTGGGGACCCGAGGCTAGCGGCGAGCCGCAGCGGCCCGTCGCGCCG GGGTCCCACCAGAGATTTGAAACACAACGCTCTGGAACTCCAACTCCCCCGGCGCGCAGCCCGCTGCCCAGGCGTCTGACCCGGGCACCCCTGCGGCTGCAGGGAATAGGTCCCGGGCCTGCGGGAGTCCCGCCCGGCCTCTGTCCCGCGGGTGATCCAGGTGCGCCGCGCCCACCCGAAACCTCGCCCGCCGGCGCCCGGCACCTGTCGCGTCCGGCGCCGGCAGGACCTACGCTCACCTCGTCCCGGGGACCCACGGCCCGTCTCCGCGCTCCTGGGCTCGGCTCCTGCCGCCGTCTCCGCCGGGGTCCCGCCGCGGCCGCCGCCCACTTTCGGTTTCCCGCACGGCCGGAGCCGCTGCCGCGGCTCGGGAATCACCTCAAGCCCCCGCCCCACCCTGCtcggccccgccccgcgccgcgccgccccgcccccagGGCAGCCCGGCCTGGCTCTGCGCACGCGCGGGCGCCCCGGTCGCGTCGGCCCACGCCGGCGTCCGCGCGTGGGAAGGGAAACCGACACCGCCTAGCGGTTTCTGCGCGTGCCCACGCATGGGCCGGCGGCGGAAGACGGCTGCGGGGCGGACGCAGGCGCGCCTCCTCGGGGACAGCGCAG atatCCACCTGTCCGCTCAGATGCCAACTTTTTTCTCCAAGCATCACTTTTTCAAGGACGATGGCCAAcctccttccctggcctcccCATCCTACTTCTCAACCTCGTTACCTCTCCTTCGCACCTATCTAG